In Salinibacterium sp. ZJ70, one DNA window encodes the following:
- a CDS encoding YigZ family protein, with amino-acid sequence MPFTLAEPHHSELLIRKSRFIGCVEPVAGREQALERVAELREQHPDARHVCWALMAGGHSAANDDGEPGGTAGRPMLDVLRHQELEGVLATVVRYFGGIKLGAGGLVRAYTDAVAQALVDAQRVELVRLRTLLVVVPYAVEGAVRREFDAHGATLGEVVHGADVELVVQVPDDVVDALTARVNDIAQGAAVIEQIADPDE; translated from the coding sequence ATGCCCTTCACCCTCGCTGAGCCGCACCACAGCGAGCTGCTGATCCGGAAGAGCCGGTTCATCGGATGCGTGGAGCCTGTCGCGGGGCGCGAGCAGGCGCTCGAGCGGGTCGCGGAGCTGCGCGAGCAGCACCCCGACGCGCGCCACGTGTGCTGGGCGCTCATGGCGGGCGGGCATTCCGCGGCGAACGACGACGGCGAACCGGGAGGCACCGCCGGGCGTCCCATGCTCGATGTGCTGCGGCATCAGGAGCTCGAGGGCGTTCTGGCGACCGTCGTGCGGTACTTCGGCGGGATCAAGCTCGGTGCGGGCGGTCTCGTGCGCGCCTACACGGATGCGGTCGCTCAGGCGCTCGTCGACGCCCAACGGGTGGAGCTCGTGCGCCTGCGCACCCTGCTCGTGGTGGTGCCGTACGCCGTCGAAGGTGCCGTGCGGCGCGAGTTCGACGCTCACGGGGCGACTCTCGGCGAGGTCGTGCACGGTGCGGATGTCGAGCTCGTCGTGCAGGTGCCGGACGATGTGGTCGACGCCCTCACCGCGCGTGTGAACGACATCGCGCAGGGTGCTGCGGTGATCGAGCAGATCGCCGACCCCGACGAGTGA
- a CDS encoding VOC family protein yields MALVDHLGITVSDLEDGRARFDPLFSALGFTRSDAGESSAWYREGEPELILYGARDTSTAPHVHGRVGWQHLAFAVGSRDEVERMHALALEAGWHAVRDPKEYPRFSGDYYASFVEDADGIRLEFMTNSEGSGA; encoded by the coding sequence ATGGCACTCGTCGATCACCTGGGAATCACCGTCTCCGACCTCGAAGATGGGCGCGCGCGGTTCGATCCGCTCTTCAGCGCGCTCGGCTTCACCCGCTCCGACGCGGGGGAGTCGTCGGCGTGGTACCGGGAGGGCGAGCCGGAGCTCATCCTCTACGGCGCACGCGACACGAGCACCGCGCCGCACGTGCACGGCCGCGTCGGCTGGCAGCACCTCGCGTTCGCGGTCGGATCCCGGGATGAGGTCGAGCGGATGCACGCGCTGGCTCTCGAGGCGGGCTGGCACGCGGTGCGCGACCCGAAGGAGTATCCGCGGTTCTCGGGTGACTATTACGCATCGTTCGTGGAGGACGCCGACGGCATCCGCCTGGAGTTCATGACCAACTCCGAAGGAAGCGGCGCGTGA
- a CDS encoding alpha/beta fold hydrolase, whose product MTPRAVIAERRGSGMPVVLVHGNGVDHRVLLDVDDALALPGLERIHLDLPGFGDAAPLPAPGGLPELADDLAEAVAELTGAGRFAIVGQSLGGLLARDVAARLRERCAGIALLAPVVDSDRSHRTVPAHEVLDEDAELVAELDASDADEYLPLAVLRTRDNWERFRAAILPGIRAADPGAMAALGDRYTLPELPDDRLAGFDSPVLIVAGRQDAIVGYEDQWRLAQRLPHATYAVLDRAGHNIVVDQPVVVRDLLAGWARDVLASEARRT is encoded by the coding sequence GTGACGCCACGCGCGGTGATCGCCGAGCGACGCGGCTCAGGGATGCCGGTCGTGCTCGTGCACGGCAACGGCGTCGACCACCGCGTGCTGCTCGACGTCGACGACGCCCTCGCGCTGCCGGGACTCGAGCGCATCCACCTCGACCTGCCCGGGTTCGGCGACGCCGCGCCCCTCCCGGCGCCCGGCGGGCTGCCTGAGCTGGCCGACGACCTCGCCGAGGCTGTGGCCGAGCTCACGGGCGCGGGGAGGTTTGCGATCGTCGGGCAGTCGCTGGGAGGGCTCCTCGCACGCGATGTCGCTGCCCGACTGCGCGAGCGATGCGCCGGGATCGCGCTGCTCGCGCCGGTCGTCGATTCGGATCGGAGTCATCGCACCGTGCCCGCGCACGAGGTGCTCGACGAGGACGCCGAGCTCGTCGCGGAGCTCGACGCGTCCGACGCCGACGAGTATCTCCCCCTCGCCGTGCTCCGCACACGCGACAACTGGGAGCGGTTCCGTGCGGCGATCCTGCCGGGAATCCGGGCGGCCGACCCTGGTGCGATGGCGGCCCTCGGCGACCGATACACGCTGCCGGAGCTGCCCGATGACAGGCTCGCAGGGTTCGACAGCCCGGTGCTCATCGTCGCCGGACGTCAGGACGCCATCGTCGGCTATGAGGATCAATGGCGGCTCGCCCAGCGGCTTCCCCATGCGACATATGCGGTGCTCGATCGCGCAGGCCACAACATCGTCGTCGACCAGCCGGTCGTCGTGCGCGACCTCCTCGCAGGGTGGGCCCGCGACGTGCTCGCGTCGGAGGCGCGGCGCACCTGA